A window of Maioricimonas rarisocia genomic DNA:
CCCGGGCGGCCAGGTCACCACCGTCGTCGGTCCGCACGATCTTCCGCGTGGTCGGTCGCTGTTCGAGTTCGGCGACATCGATGGCAAAGCCGACAAGGTCCGTCTGCAACATCCGCTCGGGCTGGTCTACCACCAGGGGCAGCTCTTTGTCGCCGACGCGTACAATCACAAGATCAAGCGGGTCAAACTCGAGGATCGTTCCGCCAGCACGCTGCTCGGCACAGGCGAACGGGGTACGTCCCTCGATCCGCTCCAGCTCTCCGAGCCGGGTGGACTGACGATCGCCGGGCAGACGCTGTTCATTGCCGACACCAACAACCATCGCGTGCTCACGTTCAATCTCGAAACGGACGAGGTGGCCGAGTTCCGCGTTGCCGGCCTCACGCCACCGCAGCCGCCTCAGGTGGCCACGACCGGCAACAGCGGTCCGCCCGCCATTCGTGTCGAGCCGCAATCGGTCCGACCGGGCCAGGCACTGCAGTTCGCGGTCGAGATTCAGATTCCCGAGGGCTTCAAGCTCAATGAACTGGCTCCGGTCACCGCCCGTCTGGAGGCAAAGTCGCCGCAGTCACTTCTGGAGGCGGAGCAGCTCGGAGACAAGGTGGAGGTCCGCATGGAAGGAACGGCCGGACTCATCGAGTATCCGCTCGCGGCCGACTCCGGAGACGGCGAATTCGAACTGACCGTCTCGTGGTCCTACTGCCGCAGTGGACAGGGAGGCGTCTGCCGGTTTGCCCGCGAAAAGTTCGCGATCCCGGTCCGCATCAGCAGCGACGCGACGGCCGACCGGATCCGGCTGACAGCAGGATCGGACGATTCCGGCGGAGGCAGCTGACGGACAGCGGTCCGGCCGGCACTTCGCCCGCTTCACGATTCCTTCACCAGTCGTTCACGCGCGCGTCACGTCAAAGCGGTAACGTCGACGGGAAGTTTCTGCCTGTCACTTTCCTTCGATTGAGTCTTCCGACGTGACGACACTTGCGGCTGCCCATGACCACACGGTTTTTCCTGTCGAGCGACGCGGCGACACCCTGATCGTCACGCCGACCGGTGACCTCGGCGGCTTCGGCCGGACAGTCGTCGAGTCCGAACTGCAGAACCTCCGCAAGCTGTTCGCAGACGACGGAACCGCCAACCTCATCTTCGATCTCTCCGGAGCCCCCTACTTCGGCTCGGAGATGATCGCCGCGATGATCTCGTTCACACAGCGGGCCCGTCCCGACCAGAAGGTGGCCATCTGCGGGGCGTCGAGCGACATGCAGGTCACGCTCCGCATGATGCGTGTCGAAACGATCATGCCGGTTTTCGACACCCGTGCGGAAGCGTTCAGCAACATCGTCAACGAGTCGATCTCGGACCGCATTCGCCTGTACCGCTGGATCGTCGGGCCCGTCGGGCTGGTCCTTGTTGCCGGCACACTCTGGTGGATCACCTTTCGCACGCCGCTGCTGGCTTCCCTTGTCGGCACTCAGGCATCGCGTAACTACAACGAGCTGCTCGAAGTCTGGGACGAAGTCGCCACGATGCGGGGGGCCAATGCCGATCCGCCGGCATGGAAAGAGCTCAAGCGACGCGTCGATGACCGGCTCAAACCCCGGATTGAATCCCTTCGCAGCGATCAAAATGCTTCGCTGCGGAAAGAGGCCCTGGTGGCCAATCTCGCCGTCTGGTCCGCGGTCGTTTCCGGCGACCCGTCGACGAAAACGGGGGACGATGCCGTCCTCGAGTCGCTCCACGGTTTCGCGCAGGCAATCCGCCAGCGATCCGGAGTTCACGTGCGCGACCCGTGACTTGCCGCCGAAGCGGATGTTCAGTCGTTCAGGCTCACCTGAACCGCCTCGGCATCACCAATGCAGTACAGCGTTTCGCTGCCGTCTTTGCTGACCCGA
This region includes:
- a CDS encoding STAS domain-containing protein; its protein translation is MTTLAAAHDHTVFPVERRGDTLIVTPTGDLGGFGRTVVESELQNLRKLFADDGTANLIFDLSGAPYFGSEMIAAMISFTQRARPDQKVAICGASSDMQVTLRMMRVETIMPVFDTRAEAFSNIVNESISDRIRLYRWIVGPVGLVLVAGTLWWITFRTPLLASLVGTQASRNYNELLEVWDEVATMRGANADPPAWKELKRRVDDRLKPRIESLRSDQNASLRKEALVANLAVWSAVVSGDPSTKTGDDAVLESLHGFAQAIRQRSGVHVRDP